A part of Pectinatus sottacetonis genomic DNA contains:
- a CDS encoding methionine gamma-lyase family protein — MLELFSENILKVKERALKECKQYFSNPDKIAEKNTLKILNAMRKVKVSEAHFNTSTGYAYDDIGRGKLEDLYAEIFKTDSALVRTQFVSGTHTLSTVLFGILRPGDELVSVMGKPYDTMRTVIGYENPSPGSLKEFGISYKEAPLDKDGHVDFAAVKRCINKNTKMVLIQRSRGYSLRPTLTVNDIGEICAFIKNIKPDCICFVDNCYGEFIEEKEPTEVGADIMGGSLIKNPGGGIAPTGGYIVGRKDLVELASYRMTSPGMGAELGASLENNRLLFQGLFVAPHVVAQAVKSAIFAAVFFSDLGYITRPNASAKRGDIIQAIELKTRENLIAFCHGIQKYSPVDSFAAPEPWDMPGYTDQIIMAAGTFVQGASIELSADGPMREPFSVYMQGALTFEHGIIAAMGAAQELENLQD, encoded by the coding sequence ATGTTAGAATTGTTTTCGGAAAATATACTGAAGGTTAAGGAACGAGCCTTAAAAGAATGTAAACAATATTTTTCTAATCCAGATAAAATTGCCGAAAAAAATACTTTGAAAATATTAAACGCTATGCGCAAGGTAAAGGTATCAGAAGCACATTTTAATACATCGACGGGTTATGCTTATGATGATATTGGACGCGGTAAATTGGAAGATTTATATGCGGAAATATTCAAAACAGATAGTGCCTTGGTAAGAACCCAGTTCGTTTCGGGTACGCATACATTATCGACAGTCTTGTTTGGGATACTACGGCCGGGTGATGAGCTGGTATCTGTCATGGGAAAACCTTATGATACTATGCGTACTGTTATCGGCTATGAAAATCCCAGCCCCGGATCTTTAAAAGAATTTGGCATTAGTTACAAGGAAGCACCGCTTGACAAGGATGGACATGTTGATTTTGCCGCTGTAAAAAGATGTATAAATAAGAATACCAAGATGGTATTGATACAGCGGTCACGTGGTTATAGTCTACGGCCAACTCTGACGGTAAACGATATAGGTGAAATTTGTGCTTTTATAAAAAATATTAAACCTGATTGTATATGTTTTGTAGATAACTGTTATGGAGAATTTATAGAAGAAAAAGAACCTACAGAAGTTGGTGCTGATATTATGGGTGGCTCGCTGATAAAAAATCCAGGTGGCGGGATAGCACCTACAGGCGGGTATATTGTTGGCAGAAAAGATTTGGTTGAGTTGGCTTCTTATAGAATGACATCCCCTGGCATGGGTGCTGAACTGGGGGCTTCACTGGAAAATAACAGGCTATTATTCCAAGGCTTGTTTGTGGCACCGCATGTTGTAGCTCAGGCAGTGAAAAGTGCAATCTTTGCCGCAGTGTTTTTTTCTGATCTGGGTTATATTACCCGGCCTAATGCTTCTGCTAAACGCGGTGATATTATTCAGGCCATAGAATTGAAAACAAGAGAAAATCTCATAGCCTTTTGTCACGGTATCCAAAAATATTCGCCGGTAGATTCCTTTGCAGCTCCTGAACCATGGGATATGCCAGGATATACAGACCAGATTATAATGGCAGCAGGAACTTTTGTGCAGGGAGCGTCAATAGAACTCAGTGCCGATGGTCCGATGCGGGAACCATTTAGTGTGTATATGCAGGGAGCATTGACATTTGAACATGGAATTATTGCAGCAATGGGAGCGGCGCAGGAATTAGAAAACCTGCAGGATTAA
- the rpmB gene encoding 50S ribosomal protein L28 has product MANVCEICGKGEMSGMNVSHSHLKTKRKWKPNIQRVRAVVDGEVKRINVCTRCMRTSSKVQRAN; this is encoded by the coding sequence ATGGCAAATGTTTGTGAAATTTGTGGAAAAGGCGAAATGTCGGGTATGAACGTCAGTCATTCTCATTTAAAAACTAAACGTAAATGGAAGCCTAATATCCAGCGTGTACGTGCAGTTGTGGATGGCGAAGTAAAACGCATCAATGTTTGCACTCGCTGCATGCGCACCAGCAGCAAAGTTCAGCGTGCTAATTAA
- a CDS encoding GDSL-type esterase/lipase family protein, whose translation MKKFMAFSLIILYFVIICIFLTEKTDALSFKTTPWNIRITNDSLLTWQKLPYPSLYEVDTFIKNPNNPAIKEKYKLVKKHFTFNNTYAIAPILPTYYQIKAYGMFGRIGQSSSFKGDTIFTGKPLIPTPITIYNKNNPASLRPYLIWHTVPNAVYYQLELLSGPPDDPHGIKLSQTNHLYSSENIFTHGCQVDLSPYEKEKHIFWRIRALDFHGNPIGVFSTLQKIIINPAVPVPHKPLLDNYDTIPGRKMPLYPVYNWIPMLNTTHYEVELLKQTPTSLITIETLKVNDLFSCYDKKPLMKKGTYYWRVRGIDAKGTALGEWSDLQKINYTAPTAGGVTIATFGDSITHGGGNISYSPANMEYNYQTYLDFPTINLAKSGDTSRMALDRFDHDVLPFAPRNLLILCGTNSLRDENISADTIIAELQKIRQKCLDNNIHPVFMTLLPLNPANIKSVFNTNTDPDWKNKLKKVNDYILSLPCHIDIEPYFLDENGNMAEKYSPDGLHPNIAGKKIMAAIINRNKNLFIWSDPNN comes from the coding sequence ATGAAAAAATTTATGGCATTTTCCCTTATTATTCTATATTTTGTGATAATATGTATATTTTTAACAGAAAAAACTGACGCTTTGTCTTTCAAAACAACACCCTGGAATATACGAATTACAAATGATTCACTGCTTACATGGCAGAAATTGCCTTACCCTTCTCTTTATGAAGTAGATACTTTCATCAAAAATCCCAACAATCCTGCTATCAAAGAAAAATATAAACTAGTAAAAAAGCATTTTACCTTTAATAATACATATGCTATTGCTCCTATATTGCCTACTTACTATCAGATAAAAGCTTATGGTATGTTTGGCAGAATCGGCCAGTCTTCCTCTTTTAAGGGTGATACCATTTTTACCGGAAAACCTCTTATCCCCACCCCTATAACTATTTATAATAAAAATAATCCTGCTAGCTTAAGACCTTATTTAATATGGCATACCGTCCCCAATGCTGTGTATTATCAATTAGAATTATTATCTGGTCCTCCAGACGATCCCCATGGCATAAAATTATCCCAGACAAATCACTTGTATTCATCGGAAAATATCTTCACCCATGGATGCCAAGTTGATTTATCTCCTTATGAAAAGGAAAAACATATATTCTGGCGCATAAGAGCCCTTGATTTTCATGGCAATCCTATTGGCGTATTTTCCACGCTTCAGAAAATAATTATAAATCCAGCTGTCCCTGTTCCGCATAAACCATTGCTTGATAATTATGATACTATTCCTGGTCGGAAAATGCCTTTATATCCTGTCTATAACTGGATTCCCATGCTCAATACAACTCACTATGAGGTAGAATTATTAAAACAAACTCCCACATCACTTATTACCATAGAAACTTTAAAGGTAAATGATCTTTTTAGCTGTTATGATAAAAAACCACTTATGAAAAAGGGGACGTACTATTGGCGCGTACGAGGCATAGATGCTAAAGGTACTGCTTTGGGAGAGTGGTCTGATCTGCAAAAAATAAACTATACTGCTCCTACGGCCGGAGGAGTTACTATCGCTACTTTTGGTGACAGCATCACCCATGGCGGCGGCAATATATCTTATTCTCCTGCTAATATGGAATACAATTATCAGACTTATCTCGATTTTCCTACAATCAACCTTGCCAAAAGTGGTGATACTTCACGTATGGCATTGGACCGTTTCGACCATGATGTACTTCCCTTTGCTCCGCGCAACTTACTGATCCTGTGCGGAACAAACAGCCTGCGTGACGAAAATATCAGTGCAGATACTATCATAGCTGAACTACAGAAAATCCGGCAGAAATGTCTTGATAATAATATCCATCCTGTTTTCATGACACTGCTTCCCCTAAATCCTGCTAATATAAAATCCGTATTCAATACTAACACTGATCCTGATTGGAAAAATAAATTGAAAAAGGTTAATGATTATATTCTCAGCCTCCCCTGCCATATAGATATTGAACCATATTTTCTTGATGAAAATGGAAATATGGCTGAAAAATATTCCCCTGACGGTTTGCATCCCAATATAGCCGGTAAAAAAATAATGGCTGCTATAATAAACCGAAATAAAAATCTATTTATCTGGTCTGACCCTAATAATTAA
- a CDS encoding acyltransferase, producing MDSTGTLRKPRVNAIEYMRGISMLGVVGIHVGSQYIVNNTVANMHLVAVFEIVTRFSVPIFFFISAFGLFYNLDWDKKLNYGKFIRKRFKTVVVPYLAWSVFYLLLYGSHYDNMAVFKPIHVLFVLFFGLACYQLYFMVILIWFYLLMPLWIFIVKRMDYSRLTVMFVLQIIFDYYSSFVMNPYGITNSLLRDLLVYRLNYWVLHYIFIFIIGGYIAVHFKEFQLFMKNKRAEIAVFFLLSLIGILAYYYYCLFGKGYTLLEAINTAHQLSPAGVFYTLGATIFLFSEFYHADRVKLVKNIFSPLGKHSYFAYLCHPVFISLLAAILGRLNLMMTGFISIVFYCGTVFLAVLAAIICRNFSEKYFPYLNALTIGKYPRHK from the coding sequence ATGGATAGTACCGGTACTTTAAGAAAACCGCGTGTTAACGCAATTGAATATATGCGTGGCATTTCTATGCTGGGGGTCGTTGGTATACATGTAGGCTCACAGTACATAGTAAATAATACAGTAGCAAATATGCATCTTGTTGCTGTTTTTGAAATAGTAACGCGTTTTTCTGTTCCTATATTTTTTTTTATTTCAGCTTTTGGCCTTTTCTATAATCTTGATTGGGATAAAAAACTTAATTATGGTAAATTTATCAGAAAACGTTTTAAAACAGTTGTGGTTCCTTACTTGGCCTGGTCAGTTTTTTATTTGCTTTTATATGGGAGTCACTATGATAATATGGCAGTATTTAAGCCGATTCATGTATTGTTTGTACTTTTTTTTGGTTTGGCATGCTATCAGTTGTATTTTATGGTCATATTAATATGGTTTTATTTACTCATGCCGCTATGGATTTTTATTGTAAAAAGGATGGATTACAGTAGATTGACCGTTATGTTTGTACTGCAGATAATTTTTGATTATTATTCCAGTTTTGTGATGAACCCTTATGGAATAACTAATTCCTTACTGCGGGATTTATTAGTATACCGGCTTAATTACTGGGTACTTCATTATATATTTATTTTTATAATTGGCGGCTATATAGCTGTACATTTTAAAGAATTTCAACTATTTATGAAAAATAAACGGGCTGAAATAGCGGTTTTTTTCCTGCTCTCTCTTATAGGTATATTGGCATATTATTATTATTGTCTGTTTGGGAAGGGGTATACTCTGCTGGAAGCTATAAATACTGCTCACCAATTATCACCAGCAGGTGTTTTTTATACGCTGGGGGCTACAATATTTCTCTTTAGTGAATTTTATCATGCAGATAGAGTAAAATTAGTAAAAAATATTTTTTCACCTTTGGGAAAACATTCATATTTTGCTTATTTATGTCACCCTGTTTTTATTTCTCTTTTAGCAGCTATTTTAGGCAGGTTGAATTTAATGATGACGGGATTCATTAGCATAGTGTTTTATTGCGGTACAGTTTTTTTGGCCGTTTTGGCAGCAATAATCTGCAGAAATTTTTCAGAAAAATATTTTCCGTACTTGAATGCATTGACGATAGGTAAGTATCCTAGACACAAATAA
- the pepD gene encoding beta-Ala-His dipeptidase, protein MDKNLILEDVLEEFTKLAEIPRPSGHEKKVSDYIASRLKELGLEVVQDQYNNIIANKKAEPGFEHVPLILFQGHMDMVCVADPGVQYDPVKDAIKVKNDGKYLFAEGTSLGADDGIGVASVIYLLTQKFVHGPLRAIFTVDEENGMTGARGLDKKYLENVKYVINCDSEDYDVVTVGSAGSVRLNFVSDVDVCNRFNGDSSASIIIKNLLGGHSGAEINQNRANAIKILTIILQRLEKNNICFEVADINGGAAVNAIAAKASADIVYNKTDENKIKAVIDEVQCEFTEVYGSAEEKAAFIFTPITMSNTVIDKKTVNKLIMLLSALHSGVYAMSQTTADLPELSANIGRVYIKDKKVVVSLLARSATNANLSFIKNSYEAFACLTGFKVKFAPTSPAWNGNADSELVRMALDIFKRQNNKYMKVEFIHGGLECNYFSDKMPQLEIISIGPNNIDIHTPQERLQLDTIIPQICLMKEMTEQIAEKGK, encoded by the coding sequence ATGGATAAAAATCTTATTTTAGAAGATGTATTAGAAGAATTTACAAAACTTGCCGAAATTCCAAGACCTTCGGGTCATGAAAAAAAGGTAAGTGATTATATTGCATCAAGATTGAAAGAACTGGGGCTTGAGGTGGTGCAAGACCAGTATAATAATATAATAGCAAATAAAAAAGCGGAACCAGGTTTTGAACATGTACCGCTGATATTATTCCAAGGCCATATGGATATGGTTTGTGTTGCCGATCCAGGTGTGCAATATGACCCGGTTAAAGATGCCATAAAGGTAAAAAATGATGGGAAATACCTATTTGCAGAAGGTACCAGCCTGGGAGCTGACGATGGAATAGGAGTTGCCAGTGTAATATATTTGTTAACACAAAAGTTTGTCCATGGTCCGCTGCGTGCAATATTTACAGTTGACGAAGAAAATGGGATGACAGGCGCACGTGGCCTCGATAAAAAATATTTAGAAAATGTTAAATATGTTATAAATTGTGATTCAGAAGATTATGATGTAGTTACAGTAGGCAGCGCAGGAAGTGTGAGATTGAATTTTGTTTCAGATGTGGATGTATGCAACCGTTTTAATGGTGATAGCAGTGCCAGTATTATTATAAAAAACTTACTGGGCGGACACTCTGGCGCAGAAATAAATCAAAACAGGGCAAATGCAATAAAAATATTAACAATTATTTTACAGCGCTTAGAAAAAAATAATATATGTTTTGAAGTTGCGGATATTAACGGTGGTGCTGCTGTTAATGCTATAGCGGCAAAAGCTTCGGCAGATATTGTCTACAATAAAACTGATGAAAATAAAATAAAAGCTGTTATTGATGAAGTACAATGTGAATTTACTGAAGTCTATGGCAGTGCAGAAGAAAAGGCAGCATTTATTTTTACCCCAATAACTATGTCAAACACAGTTATTGACAAAAAAACAGTAAACAAGCTTATTATGCTTTTGTCGGCCTTACACAGTGGTGTTTATGCTATGTCCCAGACTACAGCAGATTTACCCGAGTTATCGGCTAATATTGGCAGAGTATATATAAAGGATAAAAAAGTTGTAGTATCATTGTTGGCCAGAAGTGCTACAAATGCTAATCTATCATTTATAAAAAATTCCTATGAAGCTTTTGCCTGCCTGACTGGGTTTAAGGTCAAATTTGCCCCTACTTCACCGGCGTGGAATGGAAATGCTGATAGTGAATTAGTGCGGATGGCTCTAGATATTTTCAAAAGACAAAATAATAAATACATGAAGGTTGAATTTATACATGGCGGACTGGAATGTAATTATTTTTCCGATAAGATGCCGCAATTGGAAATAATCTCCATAGGACCAAACAATATTGATATTCATACGCCACAGGAAAGATTACAGCTTGACACGATAATTCCGCAGATTTGTTTAATGAAGGAAATGACTGAACAGATAGCGGAAAAGGGAAAATGA
- the mfd gene encoding transcription-repair coupling factor produces MNILFEKMFSDPSVKKLIHCYNDDKGQEYIYGLSGSQKHAMLSACYLQNPKTIVIICNNGEAAAQWLSDLNMLLPEEAVITELPALDIMSVSATAKSMELVAKRMEILGRLTQNMPLVVVATTAAAVQGNLSKADFDKYSLSLSIDDKMEIDTLLERLVSLGYENIDQVEHIGQFSMRGGIVDIFPINAVEPFRIEFFDNSVESIRIFDLETQRSVKNVGTVTVMPLAPSDEVGQKTVFLSYLPENSVIFIDEPLRIKEEILTMVKEIPEAKNNIFSWEDILAAAGKKNLIYSSLMLQKIHIAKPAQIISAVVKEVAPFQRQIELLCEELKNWLVQKNDIIILMNDEQKAEYIHDILNQHKVPANFSRTGKLTQGLVCITIGTLSNGFELPGAHLVVVTEKDIMGRQKKRSAARHINKGEKITHFRDINIGDYVVHVNHGIGKYLGVKTITVNGIHRDYLHIKYGGDDKLFVPTDQVHLLQKYIGSEGDIPRLSKMDGIAWNKAKAKAKEAVEKIAKDLVKLYAERKNGKGYAFSPDTPWQREFEDAFPYEETPDQLAAVKDIKADMEKEKAMDRLLCGDVGFGKTEVAIRAAFKAAMDGKQVAVLVPTTVLAQQHFQTFSSRFEGFLPTVDVICRFRTPKEQKITLEKVAMGEIDILIGTHAILNSKKVKFKDLGLLIVDEEQRFGVKQKEKIKAMSKNLDVLTLSATPIPRTLHMSLVGARDMSIIETPPKERFSIQTYVIENNDTILCDAIRREIRRGGQIYFIYNRIETIDRMYLKLTDLLPEARIKVAHGQMPESLLEKAMMEFYEGKYDILLATSIIENGLDIANANTIIIYDADKFGLSQLYQMRGRVGRSKSMAFAYFVYQRDKVLTETAEKRLKAIKDFAELGSGFKIAMRDLEIRGAGNLLGSQQHGHISSVGFEMYCRLLEEAIEQMRTGKKVVETVEPIIEMKIDAYIDGGYISDAMHKMEIYQKIAALRNDEQIVSLKSELEDRFGSITEPVKNLLKIASIKNYARNLGIKSIVEKKDYIDFVLIENHNIKAENLLLMRQYLGGMVKFIQSDNNIIRLKLTAKTAANPVNIVMRTVKRLAGVKDVV; encoded by the coding sequence ATGAATATACTTTTTGAGAAAATGTTTTCTGATCCGAGTGTTAAAAAATTAATACACTGTTATAATGATGATAAAGGACAGGAATATATATATGGGTTATCTGGTTCACAAAAACACGCAATGCTGTCAGCCTGTTATCTGCAAAATCCTAAAACTATTGTTATTATCTGCAATAATGGAGAAGCTGCTGCCCAGTGGCTGTCTGATTTAAATATGCTTTTGCCGGAAGAAGCAGTGATAACGGAATTGCCGGCTTTGGATATAATGTCTGTTTCAGCAACAGCAAAGAGTATGGAGCTGGTTGCTAAAAGGATGGAAATACTGGGACGGCTGACGCAAAATATGCCTTTGGTTGTTGTAGCAACCACAGCAGCAGCAGTTCAGGGAAATTTGTCAAAAGCAGATTTTGACAAATACAGCCTGTCACTCAGTATAGATGATAAAATGGAAATAGATACATTGCTTGAAAGACTGGTGAGTCTGGGCTATGAAAATATAGATCAAGTCGAGCATATAGGTCAATTCAGTATGCGTGGCGGCATTGTCGATATATTTCCGATAAATGCAGTAGAACCATTTCGTATAGAATTTTTTGATAATAGTGTAGAATCAATAAGAATATTTGATTTGGAAACACAGCGATCAGTCAAAAATGTGGGAACGGTAACGGTTATGCCGCTGGCACCATCGGATGAAGTGGGACAGAAAACAGTATTTTTATCTTATTTACCCGAAAATTCTGTAATATTTATTGATGAACCTCTGCGCATCAAGGAAGAAATATTAACAATGGTTAAAGAGATACCTGAGGCAAAAAACAATATTTTTTCATGGGAGGATATACTGGCAGCAGCCGGTAAAAAAAATCTTATATATTCTTCTTTGATGCTGCAAAAAATACATATTGCTAAACCAGCACAAATTATTAGCGCGGTGGTTAAAGAGGTTGCCCCTTTTCAACGCCAAATAGAATTATTGTGTGAGGAGTTAAAAAATTGGCTTGTACAGAAAAATGACATAATAATATTAATGAATGATGAACAAAAAGCAGAGTATATCCACGATATCCTTAATCAGCATAAAGTTCCGGCTAATTTTTCCCGTACAGGAAAGCTGACACAAGGACTTGTATGTATAACCATTGGAACACTTTCCAATGGTTTTGAACTGCCTGGAGCCCATTTGGTTGTAGTAACGGAAAAGGATATAATGGGCCGCCAGAAAAAGCGTTCAGCAGCGCGGCATATAAATAAAGGAGAAAAAATAACCCATTTTCGTGACATAAACATTGGTGATTATGTAGTTCATGTTAATCACGGAATTGGTAAATATCTTGGTGTAAAAACCATTACTGTAAATGGTATTCATCGTGATTATCTGCATATAAAATATGGTGGGGATGATAAACTGTTTGTGCCGACTGATCAGGTACACTTACTGCAAAAATATATCGGCAGTGAAGGCGACATTCCCCGTTTAAGTAAAATGGATGGTATTGCATGGAATAAGGCCAAAGCTAAGGCTAAAGAGGCAGTAGAAAAAATAGCTAAGGATTTGGTTAAATTATATGCTGAAAGAAAAAATGGCAAGGGATATGCTTTTTCTCCTGATACACCGTGGCAAAGAGAATTTGAAGATGCATTTCCTTATGAAGAAACACCAGATCAGTTAGCGGCGGTTAAAGATATAAAAGCTGATATGGAAAAAGAAAAAGCCATGGACAGGTTGCTCTGCGGTGATGTAGGGTTTGGTAAAACAGAAGTAGCTATAAGGGCTGCTTTTAAGGCTGCTATGGATGGTAAGCAGGTTGCCGTGTTAGTGCCTACTACTGTACTGGCACAACAGCATTTTCAGACATTTAGCAGCCGCTTTGAAGGATTCCTGCCAACAGTTGATGTAATTTGTCGTTTCCGTACACCGAAGGAACAAAAGATTACCTTGGAAAAAGTTGCTATGGGTGAAATTGATATTCTTATAGGAACACATGCTATTTTAAATAGTAAAAAAGTTAAGTTTAAAGATTTGGGATTACTCATTGTTGATGAAGAACAACGGTTTGGAGTAAAACAAAAAGAAAAAATAAAAGCTATGAGTAAAAACCTCGATGTTTTGACATTGAGTGCTACACCTATTCCCCGCACGCTGCATATGTCGCTGGTAGGAGCCAGGGATATGAGTATAATAGAAACACCGCCGAAAGAACGATTTTCTATTCAAACATATGTTATTGAAAATAATGATACTATTCTTTGCGATGCCATAAGGCGGGAAATCAGACGCGGCGGACAGATATATTTTATTTATAATAGGATTGAAACTATTGACAGAATGTATTTGAAATTGACAGATCTGCTGCCAGAGGCGCGCATAAAAGTGGCACATGGGCAAATGCCCGAAAGTCTTTTGGAAAAAGCTATGATGGAATTTTATGAAGGGAAATATGATATACTGTTGGCTACGAGTATAATAGAAAATGGACTTGATATTGCCAATGCCAATACTATTATAATATATGATGCTGATAAATTTGGATTATCCCAGTTATATCAGATGAGAGGTCGTGTCGGCAGGTCTAAAAGTATGGCATTTGCTTATTTTGTTTATCAACGGGACAAGGTTTTAACTGAAACAGCAGAAAAAAGATTAAAAGCGATAAAAGATTTTGCTGAATTGGGATCTGGTTTTAAAATTGCCATGAGGGATTTGGAAATTCGCGGTGCGGGTAATCTTTTGGGTTCACAGCAGCATGGACATATTTCCAGTGTTGGATTTGAAATGTATTGTCGTTTGCTGGAAGAAGCAATAGAACAGATGCGCACTGGCAAAAAAGTGGTTGAAACAGTAGAGCCGATTATAGAAATGAAAATAGATGCATATATTGATGGAGGATATATAAGCGATGCTATGCATAAAATGGAGATATATCAAAAAATAGCTGCTTTGCGTAATGATGAGCAGATAGTTAGTTTAAAAAGCGAATTAGAAGATCGCTTTGGCAGTATAACGGAGCCAGTAAAAAATTTGCTGAAAATAGCCAGTATAAAAAATTATGCGCGTAATTTAGGAATTAAATCAATAGTGGAAAAGAAGGATTATATTGACTTTGTGCTTATAGAAAATCATAATATAAAAGCAGAAAATTTATTATTGATGCGACAGTATTTAGGCGGAATGGTAAAATTTATCCAGAGCGATAATAATATAATAAGATTAAAATTGACAGCTAAAACAGCGGCTAATCCGGTAAATATTGTTATGCGTACGGTCAAGCGGCTAGCAGGAGTTAAGGATGTAGTATAA
- the dnaG gene encoding DNA primase: protein MMIDNVTYRDFVEKVHSSSDIIKVISAYVPLKKRGHNYWGCCPFHKEKTPSFSVVPDEGFFYCFGCHKGGNVFKFLSLIENISYGEAIKLQAERLNIPVPQKKKSDYELKKEKNIENLYRLHEMARTFFYNCLTKTNYGKPGLLYLKKRGINNEIIKMFHLGFAPPGWNKLSSAFIKRGINEDLLLQVGLIVKKKSGGYYDRFRERVIIPIDNEKGRTVGFGARILNNDQPKYLNSPETPLFNKRKLLFGLNEAKKYIREKDYAIVVEGYMDAIALASHNISNVVASLGTAFTMEQCKRLMRYSTNIYFCYDSDSAGQKATLRALSIAHSTGITNVKVILIPEGKDPDEFIRKYDADKFAGLIDKALNFIDFHLHYIMQNTNYTTLEGKIKAVSFILPVLATVNNLVETNGYIIKIAQTLGIDETDLRNELQRYRRNNNHFNNYNTLKINHSITKPVDNAVMKAGRYIVNKVWHEPDILNYVLATAHIEEFDNKNHREILKFIAAQLNNNQPINDVTASDELSSDAYTELSRCIVERENNAEAKLLDDYLKKIHLSYLKKSYAEHSLKADELERNGDNRFQQELKEIQRIIKEMDGVN from the coding sequence ATGATGATAGACAATGTTACTTACAGAGACTTTGTAGAAAAAGTCCATTCTTCATCCGACATTATAAAAGTAATCTCTGCATATGTTCCCTTAAAGAAACGCGGCCACAACTATTGGGGCTGCTGTCCCTTTCATAAAGAAAAAACACCTTCTTTTTCTGTGGTGCCGGATGAAGGTTTTTTTTATTGCTTTGGTTGTCATAAGGGAGGAAATGTTTTCAAATTTTTATCCTTAATTGAAAATATTTCTTATGGTGAAGCAATAAAATTACAGGCAGAACGCTTAAATATTCCTGTTCCTCAGAAAAAAAAATCCGATTATGAATTAAAAAAAGAAAAAAACATAGAAAATTTATATCGGCTTCATGAAATGGCACGGACTTTTTTTTATAATTGTCTGACAAAAACTAATTATGGAAAACCAGGATTACTTTATTTAAAAAAACGTGGTATAAATAATGAAATCATTAAGATGTTCCATTTAGGATTTGCTCCCCCCGGATGGAATAAATTATCGTCTGCATTTATAAAACGCGGTATCAATGAAGATTTATTACTGCAAGTCGGATTGATCGTTAAAAAAAAATCTGGCGGATATTATGACCGATTCCGCGAACGCGTTATTATTCCTATAGATAATGAAAAGGGAAGAACTGTAGGATTCGGTGCTCGTATACTAAATAATGATCAGCCTAAATATCTAAACTCTCCGGAAACGCCATTATTCAACAAACGCAAACTATTATTTGGGCTCAACGAAGCCAAAAAATATATAAGAGAAAAAGATTATGCTATTGTTGTTGAAGGATATATGGATGCTATTGCTCTGGCAAGCCACAACATATCAAATGTTGTAGCTTCACTGGGAACTGCATTCACAATGGAACAATGTAAAAGACTAATGCGTTACAGTACCAATATCTATTTTTGCTACGACAGCGATTCAGCCGGACAGAAAGCTACATTACGTGCTCTTTCAATAGCCCACAGTACGGGTATCACCAATGTGAAGGTCATATTAATTCCCGAGGGAAAAGATCCAGATGAATTTATCCGAAAATATGATGCTGATAAATTTGCCGGATTAATTGACAAAGCATTGAATTTTATTGATTTTCATCTGCATTATATAATGCAAAATACGAATTACACTACGCTTGAGGGCAAAATAAAAGCTGTTTCTTTTATTCTGCCGGTACTAGCAACTGTGAATAATCTCGTCGAAACTAATGGTTATATCATTAAAATTGCCCAGACACTCGGTATTGATGAAACAGATTTACGAAACGAACTGCAAAGATATCGCCGGAATAATAATCATTTTAATAATTATAATACGCTAAAAATCAATCATTCTATTACTAAACCTGTTGATAATGCGGTAATGAAAGCTGGCCGTTATATTGTAAATAAAGTTTGGCACGAACCAGATATTCTAAACTACGTTTTAGCTACCGCACATATAGAAGAATTTGACAATAAAAACCACCGGGAAATATTAAAATTTATAGCCGCACAACTAAATAACAATCAACCTATAAATGATGTCACCGCGTCAGATGAATTAAGCAGTGATGCCTATACAGAGTTATCGCGCTGTATAGTGGAAAGAGAAAACAATGCTGAAGCAAAATTACTTGATGATTATCTGAAAAAAATTCATTTGTCCTACTTAAAAAAAAGTTATGCCGAGCATAGCTTAAAAGCAGACGAACTCGAACGTAACGGTGATAATAGATTTCAGCAGGAACTTAAGGAAATTCAGCGAATAATAAAAGAAATGGATGGAGTTAATTGA